The region AGGATGCAAGACTGAGGTCAGTGGCTTGGCTAAAATCCCAATCTGCACAGAGGTACTTTCTTGAAGTACCTCTGTGCCACAAAGTACCACTTCAAGAAAGTAATTTCAAGAAAGTAATTTCTGGTTTTCATAAAATATGGGTTGGGAACCCACATGGGTCGCTAGCCGACTTCTGGTGGTTTTCCACATGTCAATACTAATAATTGGTTGTTTAGACACCATAAAAGCAGTGCTGAAAACATTTATGAGTCAGTTCTCGCTATTCCTCATTTTGTTGTTGTGGTGAACATGTAATGTTGATCCTGGACAGTCCCGTTATCATCACACAAAACTGCCATCAGTCCTAGACTGCTGAGTACAACATTCaggtttgtccatccatccattacccaagccgcttatcgcaactggggtcacgggctgctggagcctatcccagcagtcagtcggcggcaggcggggagacaccctggacaggccgccagtccatcacagggccgacacattcaaacctagggacaatttagtatggccgattcatctgacctacatgtctttggactgtgggaggaaactggagcacccggaggaaaccggggcacccgggaatgacccccaaggttgaacaacaccggggttcaaacccaggaccttcttgcagtgaggcgaccacgcGAACCACTACATCACCGTGCTGCCGCATTCAGGTTTGTGACCATAGGAAATTAAAATCTGACCCCCAGGTTCCAAGCATGACAGGCATAAATGGGATGTAATTTAATAGCAGTCTGGTGAGAGTTAAAGCAATTTCACCACATTgctgataaaaaataaaataaaataaaaaatcgaaTACTGTATAAGTATTCTTTGGAAACAGACTTTTAACTTCAACCTCACTTTGGGATGTCAAACAAAATGTTACGTCATGGTTATAAACAACTGAATGGACTAATATAGGACTGGCAGTCTAGAACATGACTTCTTTTGAAATGCAATAGGCTTCTTCTAGATGTTATAACATAGAAATCAAATAGTGGCTGTGAGTGGTATGTCAAGTATTTAGGTCACATCAGTGAAGCAGTGTACGCAATCATCTCTGTGTTCAAAGAGCTGTCAAGCCAAGCTCTACAATTCCTGGAAATAAAAAGTCATTAACCTTAAACCATAAATACACGATTTAACCAAGATCCAGCAGTCATTCGCAAAGTGACATTCACACACAGGTTTTAAGGCAGCGACCTCCCCCACCATCACCAACACCAAGCCACTGTGGTTTGATCGCATTACTCTCTGTATGACGTTAATATGCAAGAACAGCACATACACAGGGAGGGATGAGCGTCAAACCAGTGGAAATCTCCTTTGCACAGTAGCGCTGAGGTAGAAATTAGACTAATCTTTATGAATGTCAGTTTAATCATTTATGCAGTATCATACAAACCCAAATTATGCATCAGTGTCATATTTGAGGGTTTTGAATATGTAGTGTgcaaataatgataaaaaaaggTAGCATAACCCACAATGGGACTTACAGCTTTTGGGTCTTTTAGGTGGAGCTGGGTAGCTGTGACTTGTTTGAATCCTCCTGGATACCTTTGGGGGAGACATACAGAGCTTATCCTGTCTGTCTTTTACTTGTTGAACTACACTGACATTAATACCTCTCCATTCTGTTAACACTCTGTTAGATAATGAGATGAAACGTAAGGGCTTAAACATTTCTTTAACATGTTTGCATCCCAAACACTCTGACACCAGTATGACCAACTACTATaaataacaaacacaaacatgGCAATAACAGTACAACCAATGGGATCCACTAAAAACCCTGTAGCTTAAGTTCTCTCATTAACTACAGCACTTTGTGATTTTGGTAGATTCTAAATGAGCTCAAGCCAGACCAGCTGCTATGCTGTATGGACACTTTGATAAAGGACTGAGGATATCATCTTCAGTTTGATTTAGAACTTCAGATTCATGAACAATGTCAATTCCTTtcccttggtatattttttaaATCCAAAGGTACTAAATACATTTACCACTTGTGAACAGCGTGGGTATTGCTTGCCAAGACCAACAACAACTAACAGACACTGACAGACATTAAACTTCTAACACAAGTATGTTTGTTCACAACCTTAAGAGTGAGTGCCACCATACTACAAAAGTATAAAAAGGAAACTGGATTGTTCATACATAAAACAGCATGTGATAACTAAATTCCCCCGTAAGCCAGAAAAAGTCTGTGTCCAAGATGGGTGTGCCACACAATCCTGAAAAAATCTAAAAACTGAGGAAAAAACTGGAAGGTAGGGTTTAAACAAAGGAATGTGAGAGGGAGGGAAAATAGCTATTATTtggtaaataaatacataattacCCAGTGTGTGATGAGTAGACTTTCTGTTCCCATTTATTTCCAGAGAAGGCAATGTGTCTAGTGTTCATTACCACCACATGGTCACCACAGTCACCTAAAATGGAATGAGAAAGACAATTTTTGGTCAGATGGAAACAGATATCAGACCTGGACCAAATAGAATTCACACACAATTCTTAGTGTTCATAATGTGTACTTCAAGAACATACTTCAAGCAATGTCCTGACTGAAGTACCAGAGGTTTGCTCCAATATGTGCTTGGTCAAAAAAGGACACCGAATGATACTTTCAAATACAGTGATTTAATGTGATTATAATTAACTCGTGGCCACTCGTGTTATTTTCTACAGAAAACCTGATCTATCTGCCGACTATGTGGGCAAAACAAATATTTGGCTTAAGTTTAACAGACAGATGATAAGACAGACATAGCTAGCCAACACACTTTATGCAAAATATAAGAAATAAAGATTCAGTGATAACTGGTAAATAAAGATGTATTTATCAAAACCCATAAAAGTTTGAGAATGGCTTTGGAGATTCTATTCTGATCCTCTATTGCCATCATGTGTCCATTCCATGCTAAAGCAACAATAAACTCATCCTGGGCAGGGCCTTACATTTTCATAACGTTAAAAAAAATGTACGTGTAAAACCTGTAATGTATAATACATGTAAATTTTCATTTGTGTGGTAGACTTTACTCACTCAGTGCATGGTAAATGGGCTTGTGTTTCCCCTGTAATCTAACAGAACACAAGGCGGCTACCTTCCCAGGAGGCTGCATTCTGGCATCAATTAGGAACCATGAACGAGCAAAGGTCGCCCATTgctaagaggagagaggaggagtaaGATTAAATCAAAAGAACAACATGATCTCTGGCAAGGTTGAATAGTATCATTGCCCACACGGTCGCTTTAATGTAATGATGGTGTTAGCACTCTTAACCCTGTTATTTGTATATTCACTATATGTATTAcagctgtgcgatatgaccaaaatctcatgtcCCGATaagataacgatacatatcacaatatagcacatttcctgtaaattcaatgaatgaATAGTTTCTGGTCCATGCCACCCCCCAGCATATGCccacactgcatgtgtgtgtgtgtgtgtgtgtgtgtgtgtgtgtgtgtgtgtgtgtgtgtggaggggcagcCCGATCCTCGCTGAgccacagagagcagaggagagtaaCGCAACCATAAATGACTGCAAAACGCAGAAGAATCTCTCACACTGAGCTAAAATGAAATGAGTGCACATACATTAGGTAAATAACAAATAAACATAGTCTCTGCTGCattttgctgtcatttatggtccTGTTAgcttctcatctcctctcctctgctctcttttTCACTGTGGGCAGGGATCAGCCCCTCCACACATGAAGCTCAGCGGAGCAGAGGTGAAACAGACAGCAGTGGAGAGTTGAAGATCACTACACTATTTACATTACTGTAAGTTCAATAAAAGCTGTGTGAGTAAAAAGCCAATAAGAGTAGTTTATTAATGTAATCCGTGCAAAAGATGGGCAGACTCCAAATGATGAAAAGTACTGCCGTAGAATTTTATTTTCAACACAACAAAATAAACAATAGAACATAATATGAAACGATAGGCGTTTCTCTATCGTCACATGATACATattgtcatatcgcacagccttaATATGTATTATTACGTTTATATCAGTTGACACACTTCTACATGTATGCCACCCCGTCTGTATTGATATAAATCTTATGTAAATGTTACCATCATTGGCCAATGGATCTAGTAATCCATCTTGAAGGTTTATACTGTACAATTCTGCTTCAATTAACAATCTTTAATGCTTTAAAACGTTTTTACTGCCATTTTATGCATATGCATGTCTGCTGTAATTTCAGATACATTTAGAGTTATTCATCCACATTTCTTTACTCAACATGTTTAAGTGCTGTGATATTGTTGGTTCAATTTAGTGATGCTATGTGTGTATCTTCATATACATACTTATAAACTTCTGCCATCCACACTTCCGGCTTAGTAGTGTGATGCTGAACTTGCACAACTTACATGTCATTATGCCTGCAATTTCTATATTCACTTCATTTCATTTACAATACGTGTTTCTTGCGTTGCTGTGCTGGGTTCATTATGGTTCATATCTCCCTTTTTCTTTATCTTTGCACCATTTTTATCTTGACATTATCCTGTTGTCTGCTGCTGCAACGATGCGATACCCCAGCAGGGATCATTCGAATTTAATCTCAATGACATTCGGGAACCACAGTCAGCTGAGAGTTGTCACTGTTGTGAGTCGCTCACAAACTTACACACGACATctgattcaaagaaagttgaatcagttcatctagacacaacgttttgtccagatgaactgattcaaatttctttgattttcttacctggattattgagcatgcataaagacatgacacctgactgaaacaATGACTGTCGGGCTATAATGTGCACGACGAATAATGAGCATGGCCCTTATCTCATTAGCAAGAAAAATACGTTAGTAAACATAAACACTTTGTGTTACATACACGGCAAAATATGGCCAATGTCTCTGTGGTAGCAGACTAGCTAACGTATGAACGCTGTCATTACGAGAGCTGTGCGTGAAGATTTTACAGTATTCTTTAACACCGATGTTGGGGACTGTTTCATACGGGCACACAGCGTAGTGCAAAGTATGTAAAATTACCTGAGCGGATCTGGAAAAACTCGACATATTCGGTGAACTAGTTACAGATCCTTGTGAGATTTGACCCTCAACGTGAGCGACACGGAAAGTCCGTTTGAGATTGAAACATGGTGATCCTAAACATTGTTCCTAGAAACATATTTTTTCCATCACAGAGAGAATTTCGCTACAATATTCTAGATTTTACTCAtacattttttatatattttttcaatgtatatatttattacaaatgttaaagaatgtttatttttttatcagGATCTCTTCTGCGTTGAGTTTCATTTCCTAGACGACTCTATTTTGTTGTCGCACCGTCAGACCAAATCGTTCATTTCCTTTTTACAGTTAAAAGCGCGCGGGCTTGACAGCGACCGAGAAGTCAAGATAACGTTTATGAGAGAAAACCTCACATTTATATAGAAAACGAAAACGACAGAAATGAGAAATCTGGAGGAAGTGACGGCAACTCTGCGGATCGCCAAGCTTGAAGAGGATGATTTGCAGAAAACAATCCATTGTCTGTCTTTTGGGCAGAACGTTTCGTCCTCCGACTACTGCTTGATGGAGCTGGATGACACGCTGTGTAAACACATTGAAGCCGGTGAAAGGTAACAACATTACAAAATGACGTTAGGCTACTCGGTGTTTCCGATCACTGCATACCCCATGTAATTTACTAGTGGGTCTACTACGGTGTATTCACTTCTGTTTTGTATCTCAACAATGATCAGCCTGGGATTATCATGAATCAAACCAGTCcacttctttttggggggggggtaaatcatAACCAACGGGTATGACATACTGTACATAACTTGTGTACAGTAATTTTTGTTTAAAAAACTAGTCATGGGTTTACAATGGATATCGAAAAGATAATGGACATACAATAAATGTGTCTCCCTCAGCTATGTTAATAAGAACAGAAGAAAAGACGCTTCAGTGATAAATAAGTATGCCACTTCTGTCAGTCTTTTTTTCAGTCCAAATTAATATGGCTTCACAATGTGCAACccattcttgtttgcaatggtgatggacaggttgacagacaagatcagacaggagtctccttggactatgatgttcgcggatgacattgtgatcagtagtgagagtagggtgcaggttgagtagagcctggagaggtggaggtatgcactggagagaagaggaatgaaagtcagtaggagcaagacggaatacctatgcatgaatgagagggaggacagtggaatggtcaggatgcaaggagtggaggtgatgtaggcatatgagtttaaatacttggggtcaactgtccaaagtaacggggagtgcaggagagaggtgaagaagagagtgcaggcagggtggagtgggtggagaagagtgtcaggagtgatttgtgacagaagggtaccagcaagagttaaagggaaggtttacaagatggttgtgagaccagctatgttatatggtttggagacagtggcactgacgaaaggacaggaggcagagctggaggtggcaagagttgaagatgctaagattttcgctgggagtgacgaagaaggtcaggattaggaatgattatattagagggactgctcaagttggacggtttggagacaaagcaagagaggcaagattgagatggcttggacatgtgtggaggagatatgctggttatattgggaaaaggatgctgaatgtggagctgccagggaagaggaaaagaggaaggccaaagaggaggtttatggatgtggtgagggaagacatgcaggtggctggtgtgacagaggaagatgcagaagacaggaagaaattgaaatggatgatccactgtggtgacccctaacgggagcagctgaaagtagtagtaatgtGCAACCCATCCAtcccgcgacactgagagcaggataagcggttcggataatggatggatggatgaatatggcTTCACAATGTGCAACCCTCAAACACCAATACACAGCAATAAAGTCATTGCTTTATTCTCTACATCCCTATTATTCACTGTCTTTTTCTCCCATTATCACATCTCTTTTCCAATACGAGTTCACCTTCACACCTGATGAGGTCTAACCTTCAATCAACAAATGCCTGACTGAGCAGTTAACTGGTCTCTTCAACTTGGTTGATTACTGTATCATTTTCCAAGGACGCAATATTTTCCTTTCACAGAGCACGAGCATGAAGCTCTCCAGGTGCTcctgagtttgtttgtttttatcccAAACACAAGTATAAAGAAGCTCCTTTCAAAGGCATGCATGATTGAAAGAGTTCACAGAAAGTTGTAGGCCTGCAGACTACAGATCATGGCTGTAATAGCTTTAACATTCAATTACAGATAAGTAATGTATCATTAAATAACTACTTTAGTACATGACACTTCATTTTTTTTGTAAAtacttcttacatgtctcacattctTCATACATGTGATCTTATGACTGATTAAAGTGATCAGGCTTTGTGTGCAGTATGGTGGTCACACAGCATAACATTAGGAGAGCAATAATGGTAGACCTTATAGAGATGTTGTCAATTATAACTGATTATAGATGTTGGTATTTCTGCTTTACTAGTCTGGTGATTAGAGGGGATAAGAATGAACGTGCAGTGTTATGTAGTGCTGACAAGACCTACGATCTGAAGATGGCTGACACATCAAATCTACTGATGTTTGTACCAGGATGCAAGACACCAGACCAACTTACTGACAGCCAAGACAACTCTCATCTGGTGCACACACAGGTATAGAAATTATATATGCACCCTTACACAATTGACTCATTAAGTGAGCCTGGCATGGTGGTTTGTCTGACATATAATACACAAGTCTATATAGTTAAATGGGTACACATAGGACATACAGTTACATGTTATTTGTAACATGCATGCACTAACAAAATAATTTTTCTGTTGTAGATCTGGGGGTTCTGTAACAGTTACTGGGAGCTGAGGAAACAGCGCCCTAAACTAAAGAAACTTAAGAAGATTTTGTTGGAGAATCCGTATGAAGGGCCTGTTTTTACAGGGCAGGAGGAAAACACTGAACACAGGGTAAATCAGTATTCTGTGGTATGCTTTCAAATCAATTTTGGGTGAAGTCATTTATTACATATCCCACTGGGTTATCAGTGGTTTACCACCTACTATAGGAGGCCAAAAGAGAGTAGGCAACACATTATGGCATCCTACTTTATTGAATCTTAGTCTTTCCTCTTACAGTGGTATCCTAGGTACAAGTTGCCCTCGTAGCATTTTATCAGGCACTgtagtcttttcttttttttcttttttttttaataaatttatttctgatttttcccctttttttttctcccaatttagtggccaatcgatccctattttaattcaaacacccaccctcgtactgcatgcattcgccaactgcatctctccggccggcagtctcgaaggagaccacctccccactttcgtgacaaggcgactccaggccgaaccactgtttcttccgacacacacagagacgcattcacgtgacgaacacaagccgactccgcccccctcccgaagacagcgtttgccaatgattgctgcttcatcgagtccgaaaatagtcggatctgacgagaccgtggcgcgaaccccagtccccagtgggcaactgcatcgacacaaagccgaatgcttagaccgctacaccaccgcggacccgtcttttgttttttaaatggcaGAAAAAGCAAAAACTTAGAGCCAAACAGCCTTTGTCTTTCAATTCTGATTTTAAGATGATCCTTTCCACTTTTTAAAAGCTGAAAAGCATCTGATCCTTCCAAACACTTTCTCTCTTGCAGTAATTGTGCTTAATTGATGCACTAATCCCTATTAGGAATCTGGTTTGAAAAAGGACATTTCTTTTCTCTACTAGACAGCTCGTTAGTAATGCAAATCATCACTTTGATTTTTTACTGATTTTTTTACATTGATTTTTACTGAGTATTAAAttatttttaaaataaatttcaAAGTTTTGAGTGCTGGAATTTGAATGTTTTTGAGTAAACAGTTTTCCTATTTATTTTGCCAGTACACCATGCTGGATCTACTGGAGAGGATACAGGCCAGTGAGGAGGAGATACAGACCCACCTACAGGCTATCCATGCCTGTCAGATAGATGGTAGGTTTTAGCCACAAGTGTACGCATGTTCGAAAGCTGTTTTTACAAGATAGATAAAACTGTCTTTGGGATGCACCCTAGAGCAACTGCATATGCCACCACATTTCTCAGCATCTTTCTCTCTGATTTTTCTTATCATTTGCCACTTCAGCAGTTGCACAACAGAAGATAAACCTAAGAAACATTCAGTAACAGACTGTAATTTCTTGTCTTTTAGGGTACTGGCGTGTACTGGACTTTGACTATGAGATAAAGCTGCTAAGTCATGTAGCTCAGCTTGTGGATTCTGAGTCATGGTCCTTTAACAAGATTCCACTGGAAACCTGTCTTGTGGAATTAGGCCCTCTGGAGCCTAAGTATGTTTACAAATAAGACATTTGATCATACTAGCTGTAGAGACTTAATACTAAATAAAGTCATTTGTGAATCCCATTTGTGAATCCCATAATCACAATAAGTCTATTTCAGTCCCAATTCAGGAGAAAGTGCAATGCTGAAAACTAGACAGGAATAGAGTATTTGTTTGGTAGAGAACGTTGCTAGCAATGTTGGATAGGAAGTTTGCAACTACATAACAATGCTATTGAGGTTATACTGGACAAATATTTGAGACGACATGATTTTCACTCAACTCAGCAGATCGTCTGTCTTGTCCACTACTACAGTTTTCATCtgtaatattttttttcctctatTTTGCACTTGCAGGGAAATGATTGAGCACTGTCTGAACTGCTACGGAAAACGCTCCATTGAGAATGGTAAGATTATTGATCTAGGCCTATATGTCATATTCAACAACACCCATTTATTCTTCATTAACG is a window of Lampris incognitus isolate fLamInc1 chromosome 9, fLamInc1.hap2, whole genome shotgun sequence DNA encoding:
- the mrpl13 gene encoding 39S ribosomal protein L13, mitochondrial, which codes for MSSFSRSAQQWATFARSWFLIDARMQPPGKVAALCSVRLQGKHKPIYHALSDCGDHVVVMNTRHIAFSGNKWEQKVYSSHTGYPGGFKQVTATQLHLKDPKAIVKLAIYGMLPKTLHRRTMMQRLHLFPEDVLPPDILVNLTEELPQPRIIPRKLSEYTQEEIDAFPRLWTPPQDFKMK
- the dscc1 gene encoding sister chromatid cohesion protein DCC1, with translation MRNLEEVTATLRIAKLEEDDLQKTIHCLSFGQNVSSSDYCLMELDDTLCKHIEAGESLVIRGDKNERAVLCSADKTYDLKMADTSNLLMFVPGCKTPDQLTDSQDNSHLVHTQIWGFCNSYWELRKQRPKLKKLKKILLENPYEGPVFTGQEENTEHRYTMLDLLERIQASEEEIQTHLQAIHACQIDGYWRVLDFDYEIKLLSHVAQLVDSESWSFNKIPLETCLVELGPLEPKEMIEHCLNCYGKRSIENDEVFYALDEDKVCQAMALVLLQNASKFNLREFQEVWQQSVPEGMGTRLDQLKSLALVDCSSSPETISLLRVEDLPEDTQERFNHLFSLREKWTETDITPYIRDLCGEKQTTGALLTKYARSSMQNGVKVFNSRRPVAI